One region of Baekduia soli genomic DNA includes:
- a CDS encoding lysylphosphatidylglycerol synthase transmembrane domain-containing protein, translating into MARSTAPIDARVTSHRLPLTVVALALAGAGGLLVATWAGWSATVAAFGHLHPGWIAVIVGLAVAGLGGYTLAYGAWARAAGNARPGWSEVARVVTAGFGPFAFLGGFALDRRALCELGEEEGRARRLVLGLGALEYAVLAPAAWVAAILLLAAGSRHVQTALLWPWVAAVPAGFAIGFWAAARWRRRTRPPGHRLTAMLDDGFKGFELLRDALRHPIRHAGSWLGMAMYWAAEIGMLVAAARLFGTTLGAAHAVLAYATGYSLTRRSMPLAGAGATEISLAFALLWVGLPLATALPIVVAYRAANLLLPALPALRHARRPRWWPAMGPRPVAARRLTRR; encoded by the coding sequence GGCCGGCGCGGGCGGCCTGCTCGTCGCCACCTGGGCCGGGTGGTCGGCCACCGTCGCGGCGTTCGGCCACCTGCACCCCGGATGGATCGCGGTCATCGTCGGGCTGGCCGTGGCCGGCCTCGGCGGCTACACGCTGGCCTACGGCGCCTGGGCGCGCGCGGCCGGCAACGCCCGCCCGGGCTGGAGCGAGGTCGCCCGCGTCGTCACCGCGGGCTTCGGCCCCTTCGCGTTCCTCGGCGGCTTCGCGCTGGACCGCCGCGCGCTGTGCGAGCTCGGCGAGGAGGAGGGCCGCGCGCGACGCCTCGTGCTCGGCCTCGGCGCGCTGGAGTACGCCGTGCTGGCCCCCGCGGCCTGGGTCGCGGCGATCCTGCTGCTGGCCGCCGGCTCGCGCCACGTCCAGACCGCGCTGCTGTGGCCGTGGGTGGCGGCGGTCCCGGCGGGCTTTGCGATCGGCTTCTGGGCCGCGGCGCGCTGGCGGCGCCGCACGCGCCCGCCCGGCCATCGCCTCACCGCCATGCTCGACGACGGCTTCAAGGGCTTCGAGCTGCTGCGCGACGCGCTGCGCCACCCCATCCGTCACGCCGGCTCCTGGCTGGGGATGGCGATGTACTGGGCCGCGGAGATCGGCATGCTGGTCGCCGCCGCCCGGCTCTTCGGCACCACGCTGGGCGCCGCGCACGCCGTGCTGGCCTACGCCACGGGCTACTCGCTGACCCGGCGCAGCATGCCGCTGGCGGGCGCGGGCGCCACGGAGATCTCGCTGGCCTTCGCCCTGCTCTGGGTCGGGCTGCCGCTCGCGACCGCGCTGCCGATCGTCGTCGCCTACCGCGCCGCCAACCTGCTGCTTCCCGCGCTGCCCGCCCTGCGGCACGCGCGGCGCCCGCGGTGGTGGCCGGCGATGGGGCCGCGGCCCGTCGCCGCGCGCCGCCTGACGCGCCGCTGA
- a CDS encoding enoyl-CoA hydratase/isomerase family protein, with protein sequence MTASYEHLVVEQEGPLMRVWLDRPEVLNALNDEILVEITDLFTGLQGTDEIRVVVLGGVGRCFSSGADLRRFPGRTTPDVPLGRRRWRGNTGLRAARAIADADPVTIARTHSHVLGGGVVLAISCDFRIGADDTILRLPEVELGAPLPWGGTPLLIREMGASRAREFVMFSTPLDAAQAREAGLLHAVVPAASLDAEVDAWVQRLLALPEESVAATKQQFRRYAAVTRLADLSETDAELGQRVTDRGA encoded by the coding sequence ATGACCGCGTCCTACGAGCACCTCGTCGTCGAGCAGGAGGGCCCGCTGATGCGGGTCTGGCTCGACCGCCCCGAGGTGCTCAACGCGCTCAACGACGAGATCCTCGTCGAGATCACCGATCTCTTCACCGGCCTGCAGGGCACCGACGAGATCCGGGTCGTCGTGCTCGGCGGCGTGGGGCGCTGCTTCAGCTCGGGCGCCGACCTGCGCCGCTTCCCCGGCCGCACGACGCCCGACGTGCCGCTGGGGCGCAGGCGCTGGCGGGGCAACACGGGCCTGCGCGCCGCGCGGGCCATCGCCGACGCCGACCCGGTCACGATCGCGCGCACCCACAGCCACGTGCTCGGCGGCGGCGTGGTGCTCGCGATCTCGTGCGACTTCCGCATCGGGGCCGACGACACGATCCTGCGCCTGCCCGAGGTCGAGCTCGGCGCGCCGCTGCCGTGGGGCGGCACCCCGCTGCTCATCCGCGAGATGGGCGCGTCGCGGGCGCGCGAGTTCGTCATGTTCAGCACGCCGCTGGACGCCGCGCAGGCCCGCGAGGCCGGCCTCCTGCACGCGGTGGTGCCCGCCGCCTCCCTCGACGCCGAGGTCGACGCCTGGGTGCAGCGCCTGCTGGCGCTGCCCGAGGAGTCGGTGGCCGCGACCAAGCAGCAGTTCCGCCGCTACGCCGCGGTCACCCGGCTGGCCGACCTGAGCGAGACCGATGCCGAGCTGGGCCAGCGCGTGACCGATCGCGGGGCCTGA
- the trxA gene encoding thioredoxin, translating to MPTIIRCPACATANRVGAVASGHPRCARCKATLPWVVDADAGSFADETRASVPVLVDFWAAWCGPCRAIAPVLQDLAARHAGRLKVVKVDVDANPDLAARYGAQSIPLLVALRDGREVDRVVGALPPAALEARLGPLLVPAA from the coding sequence ATGCCCACGATCATCCGCTGCCCCGCGTGCGCGACGGCCAATCGCGTCGGCGCGGTCGCCTCCGGCCACCCGCGCTGCGCGAGGTGCAAGGCGACGCTGCCCTGGGTCGTCGACGCCGACGCCGGCTCGTTCGCCGACGAGACGCGGGCGTCGGTTCCCGTGCTCGTCGACTTCTGGGCCGCGTGGTGCGGCCCGTGCCGGGCCATCGCGCCGGTGCTCCAGGACCTGGCCGCGCGCCACGCCGGCCGGCTGAAGGTCGTCAAGGTCGACGTCGACGCCAACCCCGACCTGGCCGCCCGCTATGGCGCGCAGTCCATCCCGCTGCTCGTCGCGCTTCGCGACGGGCGCGAGGTCGACCGGGTCGTCGGTGCGCTGCCGCCCGCCGCGCTGGAGGCGCGCCTGGGCCCGCTGCTGGTGCCGGCCGCATGA
- a CDS encoding M15 family metallopeptidase — protein MPVPLALPAAPVAFASPFRASAEPLSKPIRAELRSGGFWHPGCPVPLSGLRVLTVRHWGFDGRAHTGRLIVNAGATGSIAGVFARLYGLHFPIRHLKLSAVYGPVAGRPTDGDVSGSFECRQAVPSPCVGGTGTGTWSMHAYGLAVDLNPRENPYVGCGQLHDPAARLYRDRSRHRRGMITRRVIGAFASVGWGWGGGWTGNTKDYMHFSSTGH, from the coding sequence GTGCCCGTCCCGCTCGCCCTGCCCGCCGCGCCCGTCGCGTTCGCCTCGCCGTTCCGCGCCTCGGCCGAGCCGCTGTCGAAGCCCATCCGCGCCGAGCTGCGCTCCGGCGGCTTCTGGCACCCGGGCTGTCCCGTGCCGCTGTCGGGCCTGCGGGTGCTGACCGTCCGCCACTGGGGCTTCGACGGGCGCGCGCACACCGGCCGCCTCATCGTCAACGCCGGCGCGACCGGCTCGATCGCCGGCGTCTTCGCCAGGCTGTACGGGCTGCACTTCCCGATCCGCCACCTCAAGCTGTCGGCGGTCTACGGGCCGGTGGCCGGGCGGCCGACCGACGGCGACGTCAGCGGCTCGTTCGAGTGCCGCCAGGCCGTGCCCTCACCCTGCGTGGGCGGCACGGGGACCGGGACGTGGTCCATGCACGCCTACGGCCTCGCCGTCGACCTCAACCCGCGCGAGAACCCGTACGTGGGGTGCGGCCAGCTGCACGACCCGGCGGCCCGGCTGTACCGCGACCGCTCGCGCCACCGCCGCGGCATGATCACCCGCCGCGTCATCGGCGCGTTCGCCTCGGTGGGCTGGGGCTGGGGCGGCGGGTGGACGGGGAACACGAAGGACTACATGCACTTCTCCTCCACGGGTCACTAG
- a CDS encoding patatin-like phospholipase family protein — translation MTARRRADLDLYNVLLAFGWLRERGELVRATLDPGFLLRARRALFPLPLVDRPRPVDVGAALPPFRARPLRKPVPKRPALIAGGGAGACVSLVGVRRAFEEAGIEPVLISACSGGTVWGAMWAAGMSAEEMARFSLSWRLEDYLDIQWADLPRHVVRALNGFSGLAKGEAIQRTFDERFGGLTVGELPIALASIVYDMDRGVVDYFGTATQPSLTIGRQVRIAIALPVFIESVEVDGHLYVDGGIIDLLPAEPVLRDPTIDHVFAVNFMLPAQLRPQDITGWQDTTMGILKASRQAEQGFQLELARRAQEVLGDRMTIIDAADHRLLRGPSFYDLFLDRSRWPQLIREGHRRATAALDAFRAPEAARGRGPRRSTVRGRSRLPMNGTRAAAKIER, via the coding sequence ATGACCGCCCGCCGGCGCGCCGACCTCGACCTCTACAACGTCCTGCTGGCCTTCGGGTGGCTGCGCGAGCGCGGTGAGCTCGTGCGGGCCACGCTGGACCCGGGCTTCCTGCTGCGCGCGCGGCGCGCGCTGTTCCCGCTGCCGCTCGTCGACCGGCCCCGCCCCGTCGACGTCGGCGCTGCGCTGCCGCCGTTCCGCGCGCGGCCGCTGCGCAAGCCGGTCCCGAAGCGCCCGGCGCTCATCGCCGGCGGCGGCGCCGGCGCGTGCGTGTCGCTGGTCGGGGTGCGCCGCGCGTTCGAGGAGGCGGGGATCGAGCCCGTGCTCATCAGCGCGTGCTCGGGCGGCACGGTGTGGGGGGCGATGTGGGCGGCGGGAATGAGCGCGGAGGAGATGGCCCGCTTCTCGCTGTCCTGGCGGCTGGAGGACTACCTCGACATCCAGTGGGCCGACCTGCCGCGCCACGTGGTCCGCGCGCTGAACGGCTTCAGCGGGCTGGCCAAGGGCGAGGCCATCCAGCGGACGTTCGACGAGCGCTTCGGCGGGCTGACCGTGGGCGAGCTGCCGATCGCGCTGGCCTCGATCGTCTACGACATGGACCGCGGGGTCGTCGACTACTTCGGCACCGCGACGCAGCCGTCGCTGACGATCGGCCGCCAGGTCCGCATCGCGATCGCCCTGCCCGTGTTCATCGAGTCCGTCGAGGTCGATGGCCACCTCTACGTCGACGGCGGCATCATCGACCTGCTCCCGGCCGAGCCGGTGCTGCGCGACCCGACCATCGACCACGTCTTCGCGGTCAACTTCATGCTGCCGGCGCAGCTGCGCCCCCAGGACATCACGGGCTGGCAGGACACGACGATGGGCATCCTCAAGGCCAGCCGTCAGGCCGAACAGGGCTTCCAGCTCGAGCTCGCGCGGCGCGCCCAGGAGGTGCTGGGCGACCGGATGACGATCATCGACGCCGCCGACCACCGCCTCCTGCGCGGGCCGTCGTTCTACGACCTGTTCCTGGACCGCAGCCGCTGGCCGCAGCTCATCCGCGAGGGCCACCGGCGGGCCACCGCGGCGCTCGACGCGTTCCGCGCGCCCGAGGCCGCCCGCGGTCGGGGTCCGCGGCGTTCCACGGTCCGAGGACGCAGTCGTCTACCGATGAACGGCACGCGCGCCGCGGCGAAGATCGAGCGATGA